The Lutra lutra chromosome 16, mLutLut1.2, whole genome shotgun sequence genome segment tatattaattggAGCTCTACCAAGTGAAATAGTGGCACAAGAAATTTATTGAGTGAAAAAAGCGGAATGCACGAACATACCAAAAACATGATGCAATTTTGCACAACTGTGCAAAACCAGCGCCAGACCCCAGCGATCCTGGTGCATAGGACACATTCGTGATAaaattgtgtgtatataaaaaaaaaattgtgtgtatatgtgtctgtgtaaTAAAGGTAGTTTTCATGGCAAATACTAACCTGGAGACcgacaaaaacaaaccccaagaaaagtaaaaattggcTCCAGACCCATCCCCATAGGTCACAATAAACACTATTACACGGACCCGCCCATCCTTTTCTCTACAGTTACCTGTATACACGCTTATGCAAAATTAGGATCATAATGGTTCATACGGTTCTGAGATGTTTCTTCGGTTCAGCTTCTCTCATGTCCCTGGGCGTTTGCCGATGCTATGTTCTCTTCCCCAAACACCCCATCCTTTAAGCCTCTAAGAAACCTGCCATCGGAGGCCCCCCAATAGAAGGCAGTTGGCCCCCCTGGATTTTGTCGTCGCTGGCTTTGTCCCCTTCCCGGAAGCACGTTTGTGTAGGTCTACCTGGTAGGAGAGTGTCTCGTGGGCTCCTCACCTCTCATGTTAAACTGGGGAGCTCCCTGGGAGCGGGAACTCTGCCTCTTTCATCAGTGTGTCCTCACGGTGCCCAGAACGCATACAGTAGGCACATCATAAGTATCATCGCTGTACAGCAGGGTGTAGGCTTCCTGCCCCTCTTGTGTGGAGCGATCTCAGACGGTGCAGGTGAAGGGGTGATCTGGTGACTTGGACACCGGATGGTGAGGCCAGAGCTGGGAAGGAGGCCTGGGCAAGCCCCAAGGGacccccacccagcacccccactcCCTTTCCCAGAGCTCCTCCGAAGGTTCGGCAAGAAACAAGCCTGCACGCAGGGCTCCGAGtaggatatatatttatatacagaatGCTCtctttttattgtactttatCCTCTTTTTACAGTAGATCTGACACAGGCATTGTATAACTGCAGAGAGACCGTGGGGACGAGGGCAATGCAGGAGGACATGGGGACCCGAAGGGAAGAGACTCCGATCCAGcgagaggggaagcagggaagggTCCTTCTGGGGATGGGGTGTAGGAGCGGCAGTGTCAGAAAAGAGACGGACAGTTAGAGAGGGTGGAGATGAAGGGCGCTATCGCTGGACGATGCCAGAGGCCCCTCATGGGGCATTCTATGGGCACTATGGGTCGTTTAAAAACGCCAAGGGGTCTGGAGGAGACGGGGGCCGAGACATTCAGAGCCTAGACTGAGTGGCTGTTTGCCCCGTTCAGGCTGACATgcggaggagagggagggagttaGGGACGAGCTGCTAACGTGCTAAGAGAGACTGGAGAGAGGCCGGTGGGGGCAGCTCGGgcccagaggggaaggaggtgaaACCGTCCCATAGCCAGCTGGCGTTTCCAAGGTGGCCACTGGGGACCCGGCCAAAacggctgcccctcccccagggctccGGGGAAGTGGAACTTGAAGGATATTCTGGGAAAACAAACAGGGAGAAGTGAGCCATCAGCCAAAACAAAGTGGACGTTCAGCCTAGGTCAACCCCATCCCTCTGGGGGCGTGCCTCTTTGGGTGACAGGAAGAGAATTTTCAAGAAGAACCAACAGGGACTCCTCTTCCAGACCCTGGTTCCCAGCGCATGCCGTCACCAGAGGGTGGGAAGACAAATGTGCCAGAAAACACGGGAaaggccactgagccacctcaTCCTGGATGACACACAGTTGTCTTTCAGAGGAGGGAAGCggggtggagaggaggtggggacaggCCACAGGGGGAGCCAGATACGTCAAAAGCCAATAAGGCAAGGACTGTGTGGATGAGGCAGGAGGcgcaggagacacagagaaagggggaatgGAGTGTCTGCAAGTTGGAGCTGAACAGAGATGCgcgtgtgtatgtctgtgtgtgtgtgagaagagGATGAGTGCGAAGGCAGGTGTGAAAGTGGGCGGGTGTGAAGGTGGGCAGAAAGGCATCTTCTATAGttctctggggacaggaggggtgGAGACACCCCACTCACAGCTAACACAGAACCAGAACAGCTCCTAAGTCCTCTGGGGCCGTCCCGGGATCCCGTCTCCCTGCCTCTGACCGAGCTGGAGTCGGGAGAGGAAGGGCGGGGACAGGAGGCCAGGAATCACAAATGGCCATCACCAGGTGGGGTTCACAAGTAAAGAAAAAGGGAGTGGGGCTCAAACAAGTCATAGCTCTGTTATAAAAAATACCTTTGGGGCGGGTGAGGGAGGGATCAGGCAGGGTCGGGGACATTCCAGAAGCATCCATAGGaaagaggtgggggcaggaggaaggggcctCAGGTTTTGTTGACACGGAGCTTGAAGGCCACGCGGCCGGCGAACTTGTCCCGCTCGTCATCCGTGGCGATGTTGGCGGCATTGACCCGACATTCCACGTTCACCTCCACGTTGGGGGTCACGTTCAGGAACTTGACGGCCACCAGGGGCTGCGTGTAGTTCACCTGGGCCAGAGGAGGAGAGCGAAGGTCCAGGACAGCCGCGACTCAGCCTCCTCCCCAAGAACCACCCCTCATCGCTCCCCTAGGGGTGCCGCGAGTCCAGGCCTCCCACGAGGACTTACGTGGAACTTTTTGCCATAGTAGGGGAAGTACATGAGGTCGATGTTGCCATTGGCAGGAAACATGACAAAGTTGCCAAGATTCTCAGCATCTTCATCACGCTGTGGGGGcacaggagtggggggaagcatgTTAGGGTGCCGGGAACCCAAGAGCGCTCCAggcttccctctgctcttccttcagCCCAAATAATTTCTGTCTTTGATCAGTCTCCCTTGGGctgtgagcctgtgtgtgtgtgtgtgtgtgcgcgcgcgcgcctcCTCCATCAGACTGGGAAGTCCTGAAGGGCGCTCATGATCCGGACGCCCCCCACTGCACTCCCACACCACATTCTTACCCCAGTCTCAGGAATCGGTTTCTGGAGCAGAGCCAAGAGAGAATAGACACATGAGTTAAGGGCTCAgtaggcaggggagggggccgtGGTGGGAGTGAAGAGGACAGAAAGCTTCTAGAGACGACAGAGGTGGGGTCCGAGGACGCTGAGTCGCGGTAGGTAGGGCTAACTACCAGACGCCTAGAAGTACTGAGGAAGGAACAGGTGAGCGGAAGTCACGGTCATCAGGGACTAGATGAGAAGGTGGGGGTTAGGGAAAGAAGCCAGGGGCGGAGGCTTGGGTGGAGTCAGATGGTGGGGCTCCTGCATCCTAAAGAGAAGCGGTGCGGGGAGAGCCCCTGGGGAGTTTGAGCCACATGGGGACTCACTCTTACCCCCTTGTGACGGGGCCTCTGACAGCAAAGAAGATAGGGAGAGATCCATGAATTACATGGAAACCACGAAGGGCACACAGGTGGGCAGGTGGGCAAGGCCAGAAAAACTCACCTTCCCAACACAAGTGACATTCATGCTCTGATTGGCTCCTGCGTAGAAGTTGATGacctggagggaggagagaggtatGAGCTTGGCCAAGACACACGTATCCAGCCTTCCCTCCCCATGTCTCAGCCTCCCACAGCCCCATCTTTCTTGCTCTCCCGGCCACTCAAACATCCCCAAATCTCTCTAAtgcccaggagccccagtgaATGGAAGCATCTGCCAGCGGAGGGtggccccagccccctccttctgccttctccccagtGACCAAGGTCACACGTACCCGGTTCATCTTGATGAAGACACAGGGCTGACCAGTGCTGTAACCGTAGTGGGTTGGGTCCCCGATGCCAGAGCAATCCCCCAGCTGGGTTCGGTTGAACTGACAGGCACGCTTCGGGTAGTTGAGAACCCCATTATCCGGCTGTTCATAGTAGCGCCCCGGGCGGCAGACATCGTTCTTTTGGGCTTGGATGGAATCATTGTAAGCTAAGGTGGCGGAAGAGAAAGGGTCATGGGCCCCATGTTCTGCCTCCTGGGTCCTCCAATGCCCTGTCCGAGCTCCCGCACCGCCACACTCACGCTCCAAGAACTTGTTGAGCTTCTGAACGTGTTGGTCCCAGCTCTCGGAGTCACTGACGTTGACAATGACATCAAGATTCTCGGTCTTGGGGCGAATCATCAAGCCTATAGCCCACCAGGGCAGGAGTGGAGAATACATATTTATGAGGAGGGaccacacacagagggaagaaggtggacacagggagcagcagggggagggatggtgGGATGAAGACGAGAGATCGGCTGCATAGGAGGAAGATCTCCTGGAAACATAGGGCACCTTTCCAGGTCACAAAGCTCTCAGCTGTAGGAAACGGGAAGAAAGGCAGACTTCAAGCACTCCTGAGTGCTCGGCTCACCAGAACCAAGCCTCTGCAAACCGTGAGTTCTTACCAGGCTGTAAGGTCTTTTTTGGAGGTTTGGGGGGCACAGAGCCGGTTAATTGCTGGCAGGAAGCGTGCACCACTCACCTGGCGTGGCCAGTCGGTCCTGGTACTTGGGGGTATGGTCAGAGACCGTCTGCAGCATGACCCACATGGTAAGGGTGAACATCGCCGTGAGGAAGCCATAGAAGACGAGGTAGAAGAGGAGGATAAAGGCTAGGGAGGAGGAAACGGGGTCAGCAGGTTCAAGGCTCCCGGGATGACCTCGCCTATCCCCCACACACCCATCTCCCTCTCCGAGGTTCAGCACGGGCACGGATCACAGAGTCTTGGGGACATCTTTGAGCCTTCCCTTGGGAGCAAAATGAGACAAGCTAGAAACAGGCAGTTGCATCTGGCTTCCAGCCATGGCTCCCAGCCCCCTCCGGTCCTATGGCGCAGTGAAGCCCAACCTTGCCGAGGCCACAAGAGACCTAAATTCTCGTTGCTGGGACAACCCCAAGTATAGGCCACAGTCATTCTGCATCCAATTACGCTTCCAACTTCTCGACCATTCATGGCCCTGAAAAGGCGCCAAGTCTGTGACTGCTACATGGGTCCTCATGCTTAAAGCCGTTCATCCAGAAAAAGGACTTTTTAAGCCGACTCTGGCCGCCATTCACACCTAAACTCTCAGCCCATCCTTCAGACTGCAGACCCTCACCCTCAAACAGCAGAGACCCTGCACACAGCTCCTGCCTACCCATGACATCTCTCAGCTGTGCAGAACCTTCAACAGTCACACCAGCCCCAATTCACGCACAGCCCCCAAGCCAGAGGCGGAGAGGAAAGATGGACCGTCCCAGAGccttcctggcacagagcaggtgcttggTGGATGCGACAAGAACTTCGTCACTCCTCCGCCTAGGGTGAGTGTTTGCTGTTGCTATCACTCAGGACCCCCAATCCTTCCATCTCAGAAGACTCGTTCCCTATGAGGTTTCTCCAGATTTCCCCCAAGCAGTCAGGGACCCCTCCAATCCCAGGGGCCCGGCTTGCAGAACCCCCAAGGCAAGGATTACCTGGACCCGTCTCCAGGgccccagggtggggagggggggtgggggtggcactGATGGGAATAGTATGCAATCAGTGTGGATGAATTGCAAATTGTGTCACCCAGGGTCCCCAAGTCAAGGCTTcgcttggacttcccagcctcacaATCCCTTTTGGAAGAATGCCGGCCACCCCCTGCACTCAAGCCAAGCACCAGATCCCCCGACTACACACCTCGAGTCCTGCTATGGGTTGGGAAGATCCCAAGGAACCCCAGCCCCACAGACACGCTCTGCCCGATGATGTACGCCTCTCACCACCATTAGCATCCACTCCTCCCTCCGCCTGCGACATCTGAGCCGAATATCCAATCTCCAAAACCTCCTAGGGCCACCCCTCCTCAACGGCCCCCCACCCACAAAGCAGCACAGAAAAGCTCCAAACGTTCAGCAGTGGGATACTGACAACTTCCGCTGTGAAgaaccccccccactccccacctctccaAGACCCGCCCCCTCATGAATGTTCCCAGGGTCCAGGGGATGGGCACGAGCTAAAAATAGACGGGCTTGGCTAGCTAgtgagagccagagggagggaaggggcgcTCTTCTGCGGAAGGGGGGGCGACCGTGCGGAGCGGACCTGCCCCGGGAGGGAGCGCGAGCGCCACGGCGCGGACACGCGCGCACGGCCCGCGACCCCCCGCGCGAGGGGGCTCCGCGGGGGGCGGGAAGGCGGCAGTGACCTACTTTCTCCGCCTCCGCAGCGGCCGGCCGGGGAGATTAGACCCGCGATTCGGGCCCCTCCCAGGCCGGAGCCCGGCAGGGGGGCCGGACGCCGGGGACCCGGGAAGGGAGCTGGGGCCAAGCCGGTGGGACCCGGTGCCCCCCGGGCGTCGCCCGGaggacccccgccccgcccctcgtGCGGCCCGCCCTGCGTACCCCAACTGGTGCCGGTGCGGCCCATGAACTGGTGCGTCCTCGGGTTCCACACGAACTCCTTCCACTCCTCAACCACCTGCCCGCagctcttcttctccttctggatgACCATCTTGGCGGCGGGGGGCGAGTCCCGCGCGGGTCGGGGGGCTGCGGAGAAGCTGGGGTGCGGCGCGCAGAAGCCCCCCCCACGCTCCGGAACGCGCGGGGAGCAAAGGCAGCGGGGGCGAGGGAGACCCTCCTCAGATAGGCAGCTGCTGCTAATTCCGGGGCGCACGGCCACGCGCTGCGGGGTGCTGGCAGCGCGGCGTAGGATGCACGGATCCTAGGCCCCCCAGCTGCGATGAAAAGGGGGACTGTCAGATCAGAGGAGGATAGAAAGGGGAAGGGGTGCGGTGCAGcttccccccctccaaaaaaaccttctagaatcaaaatgaaaagggatGCAAAACCAGACGGCTGCAAAACCCGAGCGAAACGCAGAAAAAATAGGGGTGCAAGGAGgccggggagggtgggggagggggctgccccgAAATCCGAGATGCAAAGAGGCTATGGAGAGGGGCTGGGTGACCGCTCAAGGCTCTTCCGCCAAGCAGAGACCGCCACACCAGTGGTGGCGCGGCcgcggggggtggggcagggacgCGCAATTGGGGGACAGCCAGGGATGGGGGCCCCCAAGGCGGAGGCTCCGCTTCTCAGCAGTGCGGGGCCGGCGGTCGCGGCGCGCGGTCTTTATACTCCGCGGCTGTGGGGGTGTccgcccccttcccacccccagaagCCCCGCCTCCTCGCCGCTGGCCCGGGCGACCTCATACATATGCAAATATGGAGAGAGGGATTGGGTCCGCCCCCCTGCCGCCTCTTCGGGACCGGGaggtctctcccctccccccatcccaggTATTGGACCGGATCAGGTGGATGGAGGGGATGGAGGGCGTGTCGCCGCGGAGTGGAGGGAATGACAACCCCAGAGAGGCGTAGGGCGGGAGAGGGAAGCGGATCTGTGCTGAGAAGGGGCCCCAGGCCAGCCGTTGGAGACTGAGATCCAGAGAACGACAGGGCCAATGTGAGAGGAatagagaaagagccagagaccAGGACCGACAGTAGGCACCAGCCAGGGTGTTAGACCAGGCCACACAGAGATGGACAGAGGTCACCGCAGGAGGAAAATCCCCTTTGGGGAGCAGCTACCGCCTCCCCCCATACCTCCTTCACAAGTTCCACAGCCCCTGGTCTTCTCCAAGCCCAGAAGCTTCCCCACGTCCCCACCCACTCTCTAGGCAAAGTCTTTCCGGACACCATATTCCTGGCCCCTAGCACTGTCCTGAGACCCCAGCCCTAGATCCAGGATCTGCTCAGGTGTcgtgtctccccccacccccatgtctgAAGTCCCCCTTCCCCACTTACCCATTTGGGttggcaaacatttattaagtacctacaaGAGACCTTATGCAACTCTAGCCCTGGGGAGGCAAAGTCACAGTTCACCCAGGGTTCAAGAGACCCACAGACTAGAAGGGGGTACGGGAGCCTCTACAGACCTCAACTTAAGAATCATTATCTGTCACTTTTTATCTCTCTTCAAATGTTGTCACTTTCCCTTGGAGAGGTGTTTCTGCTTTCAACTCTCGCTCAACATCCTTGGCTCTAGCCCTCCACAACACCTCTCCGGACTGTCAGCCTCCCCCTCGAACGCTCTCCCCGGAGCCCAGCTTCATGGACTTGGGATCTGCTCAAACAGGGCTGGTGCTCAGAAGAGCCTTTTGCTCTGCTGTCAGTATCCTGTAACTCTtcctaattttatctttgaagttGTAATTTGCAAGACAAGTCCAATGGGAtaatggagtgtgtgtgtgcccagAGGAGATAAGGTAAGCGTGTTATACATACACCTGCACCACTCCGGGGGCCGATCGCTGAGAGGCCACACTTTACGTTCCAAGCCGACCTTGCTTGGAACACAGAAAGAAGGCGATGGCGTTCTAGAAGACATGGGTGATGGAGGCATGGTATTCTAACCCTTCTCGGTCATGCTAGCTACTTCCTGACTCAGTCAAGCACTTCAGCTGGAAAGAATGACATGGAAGGAAGGGGAGTACTTTCAGTCTTTCTGTGCTCGTCAGAAAGCTGAAGGTAGAAAAAtggtagtttttctttatttcaaacaACATTAAATAGCAAAAGCCCCTGAGAACTCGAGGACAGAAtgtcaaaaagaaaggaaaacattttctctttcagtgCCTTGAATGGAacttttccccctgctttttgAACAGGGGATCCCACATCTCTGTCCTGCAAATTATACAGCTGGTTCTGCCTCGGTGCCTTCTGCAGCAGGCTCTGGATTCATTTTCTCAAGATACAGTTTTAATTAGGCCACTCCTCAGCTCAAAGGTCTTCAATGGCTTCCTGTCAGCCTGCAAGACGGAGCCCTGATTCTTTTGTGTCTCCTTTGAGGCCTTCCACGATCTAGACCCAACCTGTGTCCCCAGCCTCCTTTCCCACTAGGACCAATGCGTTGTCCCCTGGAGCAGAGCCGGCCACTCCCAGGACAGGCTGTGCTTCCTTCTGACTCCACACCTTTGTCCATTTCATTCCCGCATCCTGGCCGTCTGCCCGCCCTTCCGAGCCCAGCCCAacctcccattcattcattcgatgCACGCAGCTAACAAGCATTAACTTAGGGCCAGGCTCTGTTCTGGTCCCTGTGCTCCCAGGACTCCCGTtccaacaaataataaaaaccagcaaagaaataaaataatgcattataatATTATGCAGGAAAAATACAACAGGGTGATGTTCCAGACAGCCCCTGGATGGTCCAGGAAGACCTTAATGAAGGGTATAAGGGTCAGTGTGGGACCCGAGTAACCCAAAGGGAGCCAGCCACGGGGACCTGTGGGGAAGACTCTTCCTTCCAGGAGGACAGAAGTGTAGTGCGAAAGCTGGCCTTCGATGAGGGAAGACAAGATAAGTACAGCAAGAGATCCCAGAGGGAGGCAAGAACCAGATCATACAGGTCTAGGAAATAGTTTGGTTTAATCCAACCATCACAGAAGTAATTCTAgggtttgtttggttggttaagattttatttacaggggtgcctgggtggctcagtgggttaagcctctaccttcagctcgggtcatgatctcagggtcctgggatcgagccccacatcggactccctgctcagcggggagcctgcttccctctctctctctctgcctacctgtctgcctacttgtgatctcaaatacagagagagagagagagagagacagagagtgtgagtgagagaaGAGTGAGCAGTagtggggagcaggaagggcagcgggagagggagaagcaagcctcccgccgaactgggagcctgatgcagggctccatgcgggactcagtcccaggactctgggaacatgacctgagccgaaggcagatgcctaactgacagagccacccaggcgcccctaattctagGGTTTTAAGCAGGGAGCGACCTGATGAAATTTCGTGAAAATCACCACGGCTGCTGCGTGGAGAATGGACCACGGGAAGCAAGGAGACCAGTGGGGCAGGCTTCGCAGGAGTCCCTACAGGAGACATGGATGTCCTAGATGAGGGGAGCGGGTTTGCAGGTGAAGACAAGAGGAAAGGTCCGGGATCTACATTGGAAGGACCATTGCAGGAACCATGgggtgacagaaagagagcaatcAAGTCCAGTGCCTGGGTTTTTGTCTGGAGTAACTGGGCTGACAGCTCTCCTGatgtattttaccttttcttttcttttttttttttttaaagattttatttatttattttacacacagagagagaaatcacaagtaggcagagaggcaagcagagagagggggaagcaggctctccgctgagcagagagcccgatgcagggctcgatcccaggactctgggatcatgatctgagccgaaggcagaggctttaacccactgagccacccaggcgccctgtaatttACCTTTTCTAATCAGACTCCGAGCATTTAGAGAACAGACCTTTTGCCTTcgacttcatatatatattctccgACACCCAAGCAACACACAGAGCTATGGAAGATAAAAGTCTGGTTGCTGAATTGTGCTTCAGTATGGAATGGCTCCTTCTAGAAACCACAGGTGAGgtcacttgctctttctttcaTCAGGCAAGGAGCATCGAAATGATCCAGGCGCCATCGGAGAGATGAAGCCTGGCTGCTATCCTCAACCCGCATGGCCTGGGGATAGGCTCCAGACCTCTGGCTCTGTTTTTGTCCCGTACACAGGCTCCCTCGGAAAAGAATGAACGCCTTCTGTGCATTTTGGGGTGAGGCCAAAGGCACCTGTGGTACTTAAGGAGGTTCTTCTTCTCCTCTAGGTGCGGTCAGCATGAATGTGGGCAGGAGGGAGTGTGCTACCAAATGCAGCATTAGTATTCACAGGGTAATACGataaggaagggagggggtgTCAAAAAGCCgctacaaggggcgcctgggtggctcagtgggttaaagcctctgccttcggctcaggtcatgatctcagggtcctgggatcaagccctgcgccgggagcctgcttctcccccactctctctacctgcctctctgcgtgcatgtgatctctgtctgtcaaatagataaataaataaaatcttaaaaaaaaaaaaaagccactacaAACCTCCAGCCTCTTCCTGGAACCCAGTCATCtccagaaaggaggaaatgagtAAGACCTCTCACACACCCTCTCCCAAATCCAGCGGCTGTCGTGAGGTCTGTGCCCCTTGATTTTCCTCTCACCTCCCAAATCCCACAGATTCAGCTATCTCGTTCCCAACAAGACAGGTCTTTGCAGAGACAAGAATAAAGAAGGAGaactccggggcacctgggtggctcagttggttgaacgactgccttgggctcaggtcatgatcccggacttccaggatggagtcctgcatcgggctcccagctc includes the following:
- the ATP1B2 gene encoding sodium/potassium-transporting ATPase subunit beta-2, which encodes MVIQKEKKSCGQVVEEWKEFVWNPRTHQFMGRTGTSWAFILLFYLVFYGFLTAMFTLTMWVMLQTVSDHTPKYQDRLATPGLMIRPKTENLDVIVNVSDSESWDQHVQKLNKFLEPYNDSIQAQKNDVCRPGRYYEQPDNGVLNYPKRACQFNRTQLGDCSGIGDPTHYGYSTGQPCVFIKMNRVINFYAGANQSMNVTCVGKRDEDAENLGNFVMFPANGNIDLMYFPYYGKKFHVNYTQPLVAVKFLNVTPNVEVNVECRVNAANIATDDERDKFAGRVAFKLRVNKT